One window of the Alligator mississippiensis isolate rAllMis1 chromosome 5, rAllMis1, whole genome shotgun sequence genome contains the following:
- the LOC102577222 gene encoding uncharacterized protein LOC102577222 isoform X1 has product MPRAGGAQVPVTFEDVAVYFSPEEWAELREWQKELYWDVMRENYELVASVGAGFADPKPEPALKPERERDSPILEPWDDSDGGVLDVPCTALPCCAQPVPDTVAELLLVASHLLLAWNRRAKRRFLAFRALLKCGRALNLEDEDDTLMEDWTDMMHVAIAAQSPCVDRRFWSKGTDSAWWDYAVLQTWDDQQWLQSFRMRKQTFVELCEELAPALQRQSTQFRDPIPVQKRVAVALWKLATTDCYRSVGAQFGVGKSTVGLVVMEVCNAILRVVYPRAVAIRHVPDVIAAFHRLGFPSCAGALDATHVPIACPPRGAGEYANGKGYYSLVLQALVDHRGRFMNTNVGSAGSVHDAMVLRRSGVYLLGQAGTLFPRCEVVMGNGVPVPTVVVGDPAYPLLPWLMTPYPEPLDPGKRHFNEVLDGCRLVAERAFGRLKARWRCLQNRLDASVANAVRMTVACCALHNVCETKGEGFCLRWSQDSQGTLSRFPQPESAPINVGSSSREARAIRDAICSHMLATQGGVSE; this is encoded by the exons ATGCCGCGGGCCGGCGGCGCGCAG GTGCCCGTCACCTTCGAGGACGTGGCCGTCTACTTCTCCCCCGAGGAGTGGGCCGAGCTGCGGGAGTGGCAGAAGGAGCTGTACTGGGACGTCATGCGGGAGAACTACGAGCTGGTGGCCTCCGTGG gagctggcttCGCTGACCCCAAACCGGAGCCGGCGTTGAAACCGGAGCGAGAGAGGGACTCGCCCATCCTGGAGCCCTGGGACGATAGCGACGGGGGCGTCCTGGATGTCCCCTGCACAG CTCTTCCATGCTGCGCGCAGCCTGTGCCGGACACGGTCGCCGAGCTGCTCCTGGTCGCCAGCCACCTGCTCCTGGCTTGGAACCGGCGCGCCAAGCGGCGCTTCCTGGCCTTCCGGGCGCTGCTGAAGTGCGGGCGGGCGCTGAACCTGGAGGACGAGGACGACACGCTCATGGAGGACTGGACAGACATGATGCACGTGGCCATCGCGGCCCAGTCGCCCTGCGTGGACCGGCGCTTCTGGAGCAAGGGCACCGACTCGGCCTGGTGGGACTACGCGGTGCTGCAGACGTGGGAcgaccagcagtggctgcagagctTCCGCATGAGGAAGCAGACCTTTGTGGAGCTGTGCgaggagctggccccagccttgcagcGCCAGAGCACGCAGTTCAGGGACCCCATCCCTGTGCAGAAGCGGGTGGCCGTGGCGCTCTGGAAGCTGGCCACCACGGACTGCTACCGCTCCGTGGGCGCCCAGTTTGGCGTGGGCAAGTCCACGGTGGGGCTGGTGGTGATGGAGGTGTGCAACGCTATCCTCAGGGTGGTGTATCCGCGGGCCGTCGCCATCCGGCATGTGCCCGACGTCATCGCCGCTTTCCACAGGTTGGGCTTCCCCAGCTGCGCGGGGGCTCTGGATGCCACGCACGTGCCCATTGCCTGCCCGCCACGCGGGGCCGGCGAGTATGCCAACGGCAAGGGCTACTATTCCCTGGTTCTGCAGGCCTTGGTGGACCACCGGGGCCGGTTCATGAACACCAATGTGGGCAGTGCCGGCAGCGTGCACGATGCCATGGTCCTCCGACGCTCGGGTGTCtacctgctggggcaggcagggaccctCTTCCCACGGTGTGAGGTGGTGATGGGCAATGGGGTGCCGGTGCCcactgtggtggtgggggaccccgcctaccccctcctgccctggctcatgactCCGTACCCCGAGCCCCTGGACCCCGGGAAGAGGCACTTCAATGAGGTGCTGGATGGCTGCCGGCTGGTGGCAGAGCGTGCCTTCGGCCGGCTCAAGGCCCGGTGGCGCTGCCTGCAGAACCGCCTGGACGCCAGTGTGGCCAATGCCGTGCGCATGACCGTGGCCTGCTGCGCCTTGCACAATGTCTGCGAGACCAAGGGCGAGGGCTTCTGTCTGCGCTGGAGCCAGGACAGCCAGGGCACGCTGAGCCGATTCCCCCAGCCAGAGAGCGCGCCCATCAACGTGGGCTCCAGCTCCCGTGAAGCCCGGGCTATCCGGGATGCCATCTGCAGCCACATGCTGGCCACGCAGGGTGGCGTGAGCGAGTAG
- the LOC102577222 gene encoding uncharacterized protein LOC102577222 isoform X2 encodes MPRAGGAQVPVTFEDVAVYFSPEEWAELREWQKELYWDVMRENYELVASVAGFADPKPEPALKPERERDSPILEPWDDSDGGVLDVPCTALPCCAQPVPDTVAELLLVASHLLLAWNRRAKRRFLAFRALLKCGRALNLEDEDDTLMEDWTDMMHVAIAAQSPCVDRRFWSKGTDSAWWDYAVLQTWDDQQWLQSFRMRKQTFVELCEELAPALQRQSTQFRDPIPVQKRVAVALWKLATTDCYRSVGAQFGVGKSTVGLVVMEVCNAILRVVYPRAVAIRHVPDVIAAFHRLGFPSCAGALDATHVPIACPPRGAGEYANGKGYYSLVLQALVDHRGRFMNTNVGSAGSVHDAMVLRRSGVYLLGQAGTLFPRCEVVMGNGVPVPTVVVGDPAYPLLPWLMTPYPEPLDPGKRHFNEVLDGCRLVAERAFGRLKARWRCLQNRLDASVANAVRMTVACCALHNVCETKGEGFCLRWSQDSQGTLSRFPQPESAPINVGSSSREARAIRDAICSHMLATQGGVSE; translated from the exons ATGCCGCGGGCCGGCGGCGCGCAG GTGCCCGTCACCTTCGAGGACGTGGCCGTCTACTTCTCCCCCGAGGAGTGGGCCGAGCTGCGGGAGTGGCAGAAGGAGCTGTACTGGGACGTCATGCGGGAGAACTACGAGCTGGTGGCCTCCGTGG ctggcttCGCTGACCCCAAACCGGAGCCGGCGTTGAAACCGGAGCGAGAGAGGGACTCGCCCATCCTGGAGCCCTGGGACGATAGCGACGGGGGCGTCCTGGATGTCCCCTGCACAG CTCTTCCATGCTGCGCGCAGCCTGTGCCGGACACGGTCGCCGAGCTGCTCCTGGTCGCCAGCCACCTGCTCCTGGCTTGGAACCGGCGCGCCAAGCGGCGCTTCCTGGCCTTCCGGGCGCTGCTGAAGTGCGGGCGGGCGCTGAACCTGGAGGACGAGGACGACACGCTCATGGAGGACTGGACAGACATGATGCACGTGGCCATCGCGGCCCAGTCGCCCTGCGTGGACCGGCGCTTCTGGAGCAAGGGCACCGACTCGGCCTGGTGGGACTACGCGGTGCTGCAGACGTGGGAcgaccagcagtggctgcagagctTCCGCATGAGGAAGCAGACCTTTGTGGAGCTGTGCgaggagctggccccagccttgcagcGCCAGAGCACGCAGTTCAGGGACCCCATCCCTGTGCAGAAGCGGGTGGCCGTGGCGCTCTGGAAGCTGGCCACCACGGACTGCTACCGCTCCGTGGGCGCCCAGTTTGGCGTGGGCAAGTCCACGGTGGGGCTGGTGGTGATGGAGGTGTGCAACGCTATCCTCAGGGTGGTGTATCCGCGGGCCGTCGCCATCCGGCATGTGCCCGACGTCATCGCCGCTTTCCACAGGTTGGGCTTCCCCAGCTGCGCGGGGGCTCTGGATGCCACGCACGTGCCCATTGCCTGCCCGCCACGCGGGGCCGGCGAGTATGCCAACGGCAAGGGCTACTATTCCCTGGTTCTGCAGGCCTTGGTGGACCACCGGGGCCGGTTCATGAACACCAATGTGGGCAGTGCCGGCAGCGTGCACGATGCCATGGTCCTCCGACGCTCGGGTGTCtacctgctggggcaggcagggaccctCTTCCCACGGTGTGAGGTGGTGATGGGCAATGGGGTGCCGGTGCCcactgtggtggtgggggaccccgcctaccccctcctgccctggctcatgactCCGTACCCCGAGCCCCTGGACCCCGGGAAGAGGCACTTCAATGAGGTGCTGGATGGCTGCCGGCTGGTGGCAGAGCGTGCCTTCGGCCGGCTCAAGGCCCGGTGGCGCTGCCTGCAGAACCGCCTGGACGCCAGTGTGGCCAATGCCGTGCGCATGACCGTGGCCTGCTGCGCCTTGCACAATGTCTGCGAGACCAAGGGCGAGGGCTTCTGTCTGCGCTGGAGCCAGGACAGCCAGGGCACGCTGAGCCGATTCCCCCAGCCAGAGAGCGCGCCCATCAACGTGGGCTCCAGCTCCCGTGAAGCCCGGGCTATCCGGGATGCCATCTGCAGCCACATGCTGGCCACGCAGGGTGGCGTGAGCGAGTAG
- the LOC132243243 gene encoding zinc finger protein 436-like isoform X1, with amino-acid sequence MEHPGKHCTKAQQMPWERAGAGAGAGAGACRTGLGDMKPRVFLKAEREEEACGRAVPEPAARDIPDVPGWSGPSHEIEVKLEPDDDSYPGYPQDLEDSDDTAYPSVGIKPEVVVKMEPEDDSYGECSQSYSGQGLSDDPYSCDGNPEIIVKVEPDEEAYIGYPQGLGEGDSPDYAGTGGGAPGAGQKQPKDEPEDVKPPASPAVPRPEPGVNQWTVQPMPGGPTGELQRAMPPGPPAAATTTTTAEPGAGKDPAPTATPEPSKRPRSQGAERPFACPECGKRFQHRGNLVTHLRVHTGEKPFTCGVCGKSFSQKGDLMRHQRIHTGEKPFACGVCGKSFCSKQTFVLHQRIHTGEKPFACGDCGKRFNRKANFLTHQKIHRGERPFVCPQCGKGFCAKKTFLLHQKIHVGDRPFGCSQCGKSFSRNGDLTRHQRIHTGERPFACDDCGKSFSHNGELIKHRRIHTGEKPFGCDLCGKSFNRKGTLVTHQRIHTGERPYACPDCGKTFNLKTTLMKHTRIHTGERPFPCSVCGKSFKYKGNLRTHHLTHTVERVYPCTECGRVFSRKKELAAHQSAHAGDPLLACCRQGDSFPPFLAAHPLLMPCAPIQMPLEAVGKYK; translated from the exons ATGGAGCACCCAGGGAAGCACTGCACCAAGGCCCAGCAGATGCCGTGGGAGCGGGCCGGAgccggagctggagccggagccggagcctgCCGCACAG GTCTGGGCGACATGAAGCCGAGGGTGTTCCTGAAGGCGGAGCGGGAGGAGGAGGCGTGCGGCAGGGCGGTGCCGGAGCCGGCGGCGAGGGACATTCCCGACGTCCCAG GCTGGTCGGGCCCGAGTCACGAGATCGAGGTGAAGCTGGAGCCAGACGACGACTCGTACCCCGGGTACCCGCAGGACCTGGAGGACAGCGATGACACTGCCTACCCCAGCGTGG GTATCAAACCAGAGGTTGTGGTGAAGATGGAGCCGGAGGACGACTCGTATGGCGAGTGCTCCCAAAGCTACAGTGGGCAAGGCCTTTCCGACGACCCCTACTCCT GTGACGGCAACCCTGAGATCATCGTGAAGGTGGAGCCGGACGAGGAGGCGTACATTGGGTACCCGCAGGGCCTGGGCGAAGGGGACAGCCCCGACTATGCCGGCACAG GTGGTGGGGCCCCGGGCGCTGGCCAGAAGCAGCCCAAAGACGAGCCTGAAGACGTGAAGCCGCCGGCTTCGCCCGCTGTGCCCCGGCCTGAGCCCGGTGTGAACCAGTGGACAGTACAGCCCATGCCGGGTGGCCCCACCGGGGAGCTGCAGAGAGCCATGCCTCCAGgcccgcctgctgctgccaccaccaccactaccgcCGAGCCCGGTGCAGGGAAGGACCCAGCGCCCACGGCCACCCCGGAGCCATCGAAGAGGCCGCGGAGCCAAGGAGCAGAGCGCCCGTTCGCGTGCCCGGAGTGCGGGAAGCGCTTCCAGCACCGGGGCAACCTGGTGACGCACCTGCGggtgcacacgggggagaagccgtTCACCTGCGGCGTGTGCGGCAAGAGCTTCAGCCAGAAGGGCGACCTGAtgcggcaccagcgcatccacacgggcGAGAAGCCCTTCGCCTGCGGCGTGTGCGGCAAGAGCTTCTGCTCCAAGCAGACCTTCGTgctgcaccagcgcatccacacgggcGAGAAGCCCTTTGCCTGCGGGGACTGCGGCAAGCGCTTCAACCGCAAGGCCAACTTCCTGACGCACCAGAAGATCCACCGCGGCGAGCGCCCCTTCGTTTGCCCGCAGTGCGGCAAGGGCTTCTGTGCCAAGAAGACCTTCCTGCTGCACCAGAAGATCCACGTGGGCGACCGCCCCTTCGGCTGCTCCCAGTGCGGAAAGAGCTTCAGCCGCAACGGCGACCTGAcgcggcaccagcgcatccacaccggCGAGCGCCCCTTTGCCTGCGACGACTGCGGCAAGAGCTTCAGCCACAACGGGGAGCTCATCAAGCACCGGCGCATCCACACGGGCGAGAAGCCGTTTGGCTGCGACCTCTGCGGCAAGAGCTTCAACCGCAAGGGCACCCTGGTGAcccaccagcgcatccacaccggGGAGCGTCCCTATGCCTGCCCCGACTGCGGCAAGACCTTCAACCTCAAGACCACGCTCATGAAGCACACGCGCATCCACACCGGCGagcgccccttcccctgcagcgtCTGCGGCAAGAGCTTCAAGTACAAGGGCAACCTGCGCACCCACCACCTCACCCACACCGTGGAGCGTGTCTACCCTTGCACCGAGTGCGGCCGCGTCTTCAGCCGCAAGAAGGAGCTGGCCGCCCACCAGAGCGCCCATGCTGGCGACCCCCTCCTGGCCTGCTGCCGCCAAGGGgactccttcccccccttcctggCCGCGCACCCGCTGCTCATGCCCTGCGCCCCCATCCAGATGCCGCTGGAAGCTGTGGGCAAGTACAAGtga
- the LOC132243243 gene encoding zinc finger protein 436-like isoform X2, translating to MEHPGKHCTKAQQMPWERAGAGAGAGAGACRTGLGDMKPRVFLKAEREEEACGRAVPEPAARDIPDVPGWSGPSHEIEVKLEPDDDSYPGYPQDLEDSDDTAYPSVGIKPEVVVKMEPEDDSYGECSQSYSGQGLSDDPYSCDGNPEIIVKVEPDEEAYIGYPQGLGEGDSPDYAGTAGGGAPGAGQKQPKDEPEDVKPPASPAVPRPEPGVNQWTVQPMPGGPTGELQRAMPPGPPAAATTTTTAEPGAGKDPAPTATPEPSKRPRSQGAERPFACPECGKRFQHRGNLVTHLRVHTGEKPFTCGVCGKSFSQKGDLMRHQRIHTGEKPFACGVCGKSFCSKQTFVLHQRIHTGEKPFACGDCGKRFNRKANFLTHQKIHRGERPFVCPQCGKGFCAKKTFLLHQKIHVGDRPFGCSQCGKSFSRNGDLTRHQRIHTGERPFACDDCGKSFSHNGELIKHRRIHTGEKPFGCDLCGKSFNRKGTLVTHQRIHTGERPYACPDCGKTFNLKTTLMKHTRIHTGERPFPCSVCGKSFKYKGNLRTHHLTHTVERVYPCTECGRVFSRKKELAAHQSAHAGDPLLACCRQGDSFPPFLAAHPLLMPCAPIQMPLEAVGKYK from the exons ATGGAGCACCCAGGGAAGCACTGCACCAAGGCCCAGCAGATGCCGTGGGAGCGGGCCGGAgccggagctggagccggagccggagcctgCCGCACAG GTCTGGGCGACATGAAGCCGAGGGTGTTCCTGAAGGCGGAGCGGGAGGAGGAGGCGTGCGGCAGGGCGGTGCCGGAGCCGGCGGCGAGGGACATTCCCGACGTCCCAG GCTGGTCGGGCCCGAGTCACGAGATCGAGGTGAAGCTGGAGCCAGACGACGACTCGTACCCCGGGTACCCGCAGGACCTGGAGGACAGCGATGACACTGCCTACCCCAGCGTGG GTATCAAACCAGAGGTTGTGGTGAAGATGGAGCCGGAGGACGACTCGTATGGCGAGTGCTCCCAAAGCTACAGTGGGCAAGGCCTTTCCGACGACCCCTACTCCT GTGACGGCAACCCTGAGATCATCGTGAAGGTGGAGCCGGACGAGGAGGCGTACATTGGGTACCCGCAGGGCCTGGGCGAAGGGGACAGCCCCGACTATGCCGGCACAG CAGGTGGTGGGGCCCCGGGCGCTGGCCAGAAGCAGCCCAAAGACGAGCCTGAAGACGTGAAGCCGCCGGCTTCGCCCGCTGTGCCCCGGCCTGAGCCCGGTGTGAACCAGTGGACAGTACAGCCCATGCCGGGTGGCCCCACCGGGGAGCTGCAGAGAGCCATGCCTCCAGgcccgcctgctgctgccaccaccaccactaccgcCGAGCCCGGTGCAGGGAAGGACCCAGCGCCCACGGCCACCCCGGAGCCATCGAAGAGGCCGCGGAGCCAAGGAGCAGAGCGCCCGTTCGCGTGCCCGGAGTGCGGGAAGCGCTTCCAGCACCGGGGCAACCTGGTGACGCACCTGCGggtgcacacgggggagaagccgtTCACCTGCGGCGTGTGCGGCAAGAGCTTCAGCCAGAAGGGCGACCTGAtgcggcaccagcgcatccacacgggcGAGAAGCCCTTCGCCTGCGGCGTGTGCGGCAAGAGCTTCTGCTCCAAGCAGACCTTCGTgctgcaccagcgcatccacacgggcGAGAAGCCCTTTGCCTGCGGGGACTGCGGCAAGCGCTTCAACCGCAAGGCCAACTTCCTGACGCACCAGAAGATCCACCGCGGCGAGCGCCCCTTCGTTTGCCCGCAGTGCGGCAAGGGCTTCTGTGCCAAGAAGACCTTCCTGCTGCACCAGAAGATCCACGTGGGCGACCGCCCCTTCGGCTGCTCCCAGTGCGGAAAGAGCTTCAGCCGCAACGGCGACCTGAcgcggcaccagcgcatccacaccggCGAGCGCCCCTTTGCCTGCGACGACTGCGGCAAGAGCTTCAGCCACAACGGGGAGCTCATCAAGCACCGGCGCATCCACACGGGCGAGAAGCCGTTTGGCTGCGACCTCTGCGGCAAGAGCTTCAACCGCAAGGGCACCCTGGTGAcccaccagcgcatccacaccggGGAGCGTCCCTATGCCTGCCCCGACTGCGGCAAGACCTTCAACCTCAAGACCACGCTCATGAAGCACACGCGCATCCACACCGGCGagcgccccttcccctgcagcgtCTGCGGCAAGAGCTTCAAGTACAAGGGCAACCTGCGCACCCACCACCTCACCCACACCGTGGAGCGTGTCTACCCTTGCACCGAGTGCGGCCGCGTCTTCAGCCGCAAGAAGGAGCTGGCCGCCCACCAGAGCGCCCATGCTGGCGACCCCCTCCTGGCCTGCTGCCGCCAAGGGgactccttcccccccttcctggCCGCGCACCCGCTGCTCATGCCCTGCGCCCCCATCCAGATGCCGCTGGAAGCTGTGGGCAAGTACAAGtga